A window from Dermacentor albipictus isolate Rhodes 1998 colony chromosome 10, USDA_Dalb.pri_finalv2, whole genome shotgun sequence encodes these proteins:
- the LOC135908034 gene encoding uncharacterized protein, whose product MAREACVLAAVMDPYTQRGQLPKLPPDYQSYAAADGPLTMDDVFEHLAHALDRCRTPDILVMDDFNAHSVLWGPREGDDRGTRLIEFAAAAGLVVLNDASSPPTALAKYRREVARAKEEADREVCDRCSRRSLFQAPFRLAFGDSRSHITLPPLTRPDGGRTIRRHKAEGTPVVLISLDFRGAFHSVWHPLVTKYFRDRGCPANLVGLLGSFLEGRTVEYASHAGSVSAETSIGSPQGSPISPLLWNVVVDGLLRLPMPPGVRVQAYADDTIVLVPGKNRARVMEAAAEAMRRIEQWTIDCKLALNGDKTFCVLFSFGKGGMEKSHPTIRLQGSTRGMPFRSSVKLLGVVVDRRLSFFEHAEHLQRKAETLAIKSLSFMRMHTAVDSALRRRLYRQVLLPAVAYASPIWWSSSPDCRLKARMTTVQRTMLLAITGAYRTTRTAALQVLANQPPIGLELDRLNAEFALFRMRRAVTFGAHTFAPDEVQYPHDVWGAHPSEARGYPFARLEVAAARAWSSAPGTHVYTDGSHTSRSAGAAVVVLRPRGSIVAVRKFRLTVASSAYCAEVIALAEALNYLETHGWQPPAHSYVDNLSLLAALSSVVTRDARVASIKGALDRLQRRGALLLFHVSAHRGIFGNELAHLAAGSAAISGVDRRSHRSFRVVRAAFSAAVRVRWAVEWRGEHSDTELYKWVPDIAHIPRDFPPSRRLACLITVHGRFPYYFQRFRISQDARCPCGAPCRDVRHFFESCAKNVSDECDDECAGRR is encoded by the exons ATGGCGCGCGAGGCCTGCGTGCTCGCGGCCGTCATGGATCCCTACACGCAGCGGGGCCAGCTCCCGAAGCTTCCGCCGGACTACCAGTCGTACGCGGCGGCCGACGGCCCGCT GACGATGGACGACGTATTCGAACATCTCGCGCACGCCCTCGACCGGTGTCGCACGCCCGACATTCTGGTCATGGACGACTTCAACGCGCACAGCGTCCTGTGGGGCCCTCGCGAGGGAGACGACAGGGGCACTCGGCTGATCGAGTTCGCGGCGGCTGCGGGCCTCGTGGTCCTCAACGACGCGTCCTCGCCCCCGAC GGCGCTGGCGAAGTACCGCCGCGAggtggcgcgcgcgaaggaggaGGCGGACAGAGAGGTCTGCGACCGGTGCAGCCGGCGGTCACTGTTTCAGGCCCCCTTCCGTCTGGCTTTCGGGGACTCCCGGTCGCACATAACGCTGCCTCCACTGACGCGGCCGGACGGCGGCCGGACG ATCAGGCGCCACAAAGCCGAGGGCACGCCCGTGGTGCTGATATCGCTGGACTTCCGGGGCGCTTTCCACAGTGTGTGGCACCCCCTCGTCACCAAATACTTCAGGGACCGCGGCTGTCCGGCCAATCTGGTCGGTCTGCTCGGGTCGTTTCTGGAGGGCCGCACCGTCGAGTACGCGTCGCACGCCGGTTCGGTCTCGGCGGAGACGTCGATCGGCAGTCCGCAGGGGTCGCCCATCTCCCCACTCCTGTGGAACGTGGTTGTGGACGGGCTGCTTCGGTTGCCGATGCCGCCCGGGGTGCGGGTACAGGCTTACGCCGACGACACCATTGTACTCGTGCCGGGCAAAAACAGGGCGCGCGTCATGGAggccgcggcggaggcgatgcGTCGCATCGAGCAGTGGACGATCGACTGCAAGCTAGCGCTCAACGGCGACAAAACATTCTGTGTCCTCTTCTCCTTCGGGAAGGGGGGCATGGAGAAGAGCCACCCGACCATCCGGTTGCAGGGCAGTACGAGGGGGATGCCATTTCGCTCGTCCGTGAAGCTCCTGGGCGTGGTGgtggacaggcgcctgtcctttTTCGAGCACGCCGAGCACCTGCAGCGGAAGGCGGAGACGCTCGCCATCAAGTCTCTGTCCTTCATGCGCATGCACACCGCCGTGGACTCCGCCCTGCGGCGCCGCCTATACCGACAGGTGCTCCTGCCGGCGGTAGCGTATGCGTCCCCCATATGGTGGTCGTCGTCGCCCGATTGCCGGCTCAAGGCCCGCATGACCACGGTGCAGCGCACCATGTTACTTGCGATCACGGGGGCGTATCGCACCACACGGACGGCCGCGCTGCAGGTGCTCGCCAACCAGCCGCCCATCGGGCTGGAGCTCGACAGGCTGAACGCGGAATTCGCCCTGTTCCGCATGCGCCGCGCGGTCACGTTCGGGGCACACACTTTCGCGCCCGACGAGGTGCAGTATCCGCACGATGTCTGGGGCGCCCATCCATCGGAGGCACGTGGGTATCCCTTCGCGCGGCTCGAAGTCGCGGCGGCTCGCGCGTGGTCGTCGGCACCGGGAACACACGTATACACCGACGGCTCCCACACGTCGCGGTCCGCGGGCGCGGCGGTGGTGGTGTTACGGCCGCGGGGATCGATAGTCGCCGTTCGAAAATTCCGCCTAACGGTCGCCTCGAGCGCCTATTGCGCCGAGGTGATAGCGCTTGCCGAGGCTCTCAATTATTTGGAGACACATGGGTGGCAGCCTCCGGCGCACAGTTACGTAGATAACCTGTCGCTCCTCGCCGCGCTGAGCAGCGTGGTCACTAGGGACGCGCGCGTCGCGAGTATTAAGGGCGCGCTGGACCGTCTGCAGAGACGGGGCGCCTTGTTGCTGTTCCACGTGTCCGCCCACCGGGGCATCTTTGGGAACGAGCTGGCACACTTGGCGGCGGGCTCTGCGGCGATCTCGGGCGTGGACCGAAGGTCGCACCGGTCCTTCCGCGTCGTGAGGGCCGCGTTCTCGGCCGCTGTGCGAGTGCGATGGGCCGTGGAGTGGCGCGGGGAGCACTCCGACACCGAACTCTACAAGTGGGTGCCGGACATCGCTCACATACCGCGGGACTTTCCGCCGTCTCGGCGGTTGGCATGTCTCATAACTGTCCACGGAAGGTTTCCCTATTACTTCCAGCGCTTCCGCATCTCGCAGGACGCGCGCTGCCCTTGCGGGGCGCCCTGCCGGGACGTGCGGCACTTTTTCGAGAGCTGCGCGAAGAACGTCAGCGACGAATGCGACGATGAGTGCGCCGGCCGCCGTTGA